A genomic segment from Nicotiana tabacum cultivar K326 chromosome 9, ASM71507v2, whole genome shotgun sequence encodes:
- the LOC107787826 gene encoding uncharacterized protein LOC107787826, translated as MGTKLRLRDWAGLSELILDLIFKKLLSFSDCLRFSAVCKPWFSFVSNNFDALKQRVKSSSLEELPMLMICTDRNDVVTTTTTSLYSATKGKIIHDLIIPLGQLWKYCGSSHGWLAFQHKESLTIKVFNPFSCETIHFPHLQYIVRKIIISKNPSRNPHDFEVVATIKVWNRLHELAILKPDSGTWIFTRYSNIFAGAIYDMIYYNETYYAVTYGGRVLSIDNTTLNLKEIFEPPSIMNSFPFIKFYLVKTTTNELLRVQVSIPRDKSSSVEISKLVVSQTTQKSMFSKLDNLGDEALFLCDYGSVSISTSKFSRFIPNSVYYCGQ; from the coding sequence ATGGGCACCAAGTTAAGATTAAGAGACTGGGCAGGGCTTTCGGAACTGATACTTGACTTGATTTTTAAAAAGTTGCTTTCCTTCTCTGATTGCTTACGCTTTAGCGCAGTGTGCAAGCCATGGTTTTCCTTCGTATCCAACAATTTTGACGCCCTAAAACAACGTGTCAAATCAAGTTCCCTCGAAGAACTTCCTATGCTAATGATCTGTACGGATCGAAACGATGTtgttactactactactacaagCTTATACAGTGCGACGAAAGGTAAAATAATCCATGACCTAATAATACCATTGGGTCAGCTTTGGAAATACTGTGGTTCTTCTCATGGTTGGTTGGCTTTTCAACATAAAGAGTCCCTTACTATCAAAGTTTTCAATCCTTTCTCCTGTGAGACAATTCATTTTCCTCATCTTCAATATATTGTTCGTAAAATTATTATATCCAAGAATCCTTCAAGGAATCCACATGATTTTGAGGTTGTGGCAACGATTAAGGTATGGAACCGGCTTCATGAGTTGGCTATCCTAAAACCCGATAGTGGAACCTGGATTTTCACTCGTTATAGTAATATATTTGCAGGTGCTATTTATGACATGATATACTACAACGAGACATACTATGCTGTGACATATGGAGGTAGGGTTTTATCTATAGACAACACTACTTTGAATTTAAAGGAGATTTTTGAACCACCGTCAATTATGAATTCTTTTCCTTTCATAAAATTTTATCTCGTAAAGACTACAACTAACGAGCTGCTACGGGTTCAAGTATCTATTCCAAGAGATAAGTCATCAAGTGTCGAGATTTCCAAGTTGGTTGTCAGCcaaacgacccaaaaatccaTGTTTTCGAAGTTGGACAATTTGGGAGATGAAGCCTTGTTCTTGTGTGACTATGGTTCAGTGTCTATTTCGACTTCCAAATTTTCGAGATTTATACCTAATTCTGTGTACTATTGCGGACAATGA